A genomic stretch from Thermodesulforhabdus norvegica includes:
- a CDS encoding transposase — translation MEGKVVKPVRIQRWTANRKREIVLEVLKGHKTIVDVAREHDLKQSEIQQWIDTFIEFGTQALKVNPKSMEAVYQKELKRHREKIGEL, via the coding sequence ATGGAAGGGAAAGTCGTCAAGCCGGTTCGTATCCAAAGATGGACAGCCAATCGTAAAAGGGAGATCGTGCTGGAGGTCCTCAAGGGTCACAAGACCATCGTGGACGTGGCGCGCGAGCACGATCTGAAGCAGAGCGAGATCCAGCAATGGATCGATACGTTCATTGAGTTCGGCACACAGGCCCTCAAGGTCAATCCGAAATCCATGGAGGCGGTCTACCAGAAGGAGCTCAAGCGGCACAGGGAAAAGATCGGTGAACTG